Proteins encoded by one window of Rhodamnia argentea isolate NSW1041297 chromosome 6, ASM2092103v1, whole genome shotgun sequence:
- the LOC115756164 gene encoding nuclear envelope-associated protein 2 isoform X1 has translation MTMSEESQVSSVGFDPLMSDLDEKKQSFRRNVLCLASELREVRSRLASQEQSFEREALSRQEAESKVRRMEEELIGLQRRLEEKGGELQASISASEKCLQQMDALKSQIMITQATADTNVASAQSVQFQCLALLKEFDEKNCSLKENEDRVNRLSERLNDLQKDLQAREYSQKQLRDDVTKIERDITEALAKSGLSKDSELRKLLDVVSPKNIENINKLLVVKDEEIGNLRDEISIMSAHWELKAKELESQLEKQRRVDQELKKRVLKLEFCLQESRSQTRKLQRMGGRRDKAIKELKEQLMAKLHQKSGPSGNRKQNFWESPSFKIVVSMSMLILVVFSKR, from the exons ATGACCATGTCTGAGGAATCCCAAGTTTCGAGTGTCGGATTTGACCCACTCATGAGTGATTTGGATGAGAAGAAGCAGAGTTTTAGGCGAAACGTGCTCTGTTTAGCATCGGAGCTGAGAGAGGTTCGAAGTCGGCTCGCATCGCAAGAGCAATCATTTGAAAGGGAAGCCCTCTCAAGACAG GAAGCAGAGAGCAAGGTGAGGAGGATGGAGGAGGAATTGATTGGATTACAAAGGAGATTGGAGGAGAAGGGTGGGGagcttcaagcttcaatttCTGCTTCTGAGAAG TGTCTCCAGCAAATGGATGCTCTTAAATCACAGATCATGATCACTCAAGCCACGGCAGATACTAATGTTGCATCAGCTCAATCAGTGCAGTTTCAGTGCCTTGCTCTCTTGAAAGAATTTGATGAGAAGAATTGTTCTTTAAAGGAGAATGAGGATCGTGTTAATAGGTTAAGCGAGCGATTAAATGACCTGCAGAAGGATCTTCAAGCGAGGGAGTACTCACAAAAGCAACTGAGAGACGATGTTACGAAGATTGAGCGTGATATCACAGAAGCGCTTGCTAAATCAGGCTTAAGCAAGGACTCTGAACTGAGAAAACTACTAGACGTGGTATCTCCAAAGAACATCGAGAATATTAACAAACTTTTGGTGGTTAAGGATGAAGAAATAGGAAATCTGAGGGACGAGATCAGCATCATGTCCGCTCATTGGGAGCTCAAGGCGAAGGAGTTGGAATCACAG TTGGAGAAGCAGCGGAGAGTGGATCAGGAGCTGAAGAAACGGGTGCTGAAGCTGGAATTCTGTCTCCAGGAATCCCGTTCCCAGACACGGAAGCTTCAACGG ATGGGAGGCCGAAGAGACAAAGCTATCAAAGAACTCAAGGAGCAATTAATGGCGAAGCTGCACCAAAAGAGCGGTCCGAGCGGTAACCGCAAACAGAACTTCTGGGAGTCCCCTAGCTTCAAGATAGTGGTTTCCATGTCCATGTTGATTCTGGTAGTTTTCTCAAAGCGGTAG
- the LOC115756164 gene encoding nuclear envelope-associated protein 2 isoform X2 — translation MTMSEESQVSSVGFDPLMSDLDEKKQSFRRNVLCLASELREVRSRLASQEQSFEREALSRQEAESKVRRMEEELIGLQRRLEEKGGELQASISASEKCLQQMDALKSQIMITQATADTNVASAQSVQFQCLALLKEFDEKNCSLKENEDRVNRLSERLNDLQKDLQAREYSQKQLRDDVTKIERDITEALAKSGLSKDSELRKLLDVVSPKNIENINKLLVVKDEEIGNLRDEISIMSAHWELKAKELESQMGGRRDKAIKELKEQLMAKLHQKSGPSGNRKQNFWESPSFKIVVSMSMLILVVFSKR, via the exons ATGACCATGTCTGAGGAATCCCAAGTTTCGAGTGTCGGATTTGACCCACTCATGAGTGATTTGGATGAGAAGAAGCAGAGTTTTAGGCGAAACGTGCTCTGTTTAGCATCGGAGCTGAGAGAGGTTCGAAGTCGGCTCGCATCGCAAGAGCAATCATTTGAAAGGGAAGCCCTCTCAAGACAG GAAGCAGAGAGCAAGGTGAGGAGGATGGAGGAGGAATTGATTGGATTACAAAGGAGATTGGAGGAGAAGGGTGGGGagcttcaagcttcaatttCTGCTTCTGAGAAG TGTCTCCAGCAAATGGATGCTCTTAAATCACAGATCATGATCACTCAAGCCACGGCAGATACTAATGTTGCATCAGCTCAATCAGTGCAGTTTCAGTGCCTTGCTCTCTTGAAAGAATTTGATGAGAAGAATTGTTCTTTAAAGGAGAATGAGGATCGTGTTAATAGGTTAAGCGAGCGATTAAATGACCTGCAGAAGGATCTTCAAGCGAGGGAGTACTCACAAAAGCAACTGAGAGACGATGTTACGAAGATTGAGCGTGATATCACAGAAGCGCTTGCTAAATCAGGCTTAAGCAAGGACTCTGAACTGAGAAAACTACTAGACGTGGTATCTCCAAAGAACATCGAGAATATTAACAAACTTTTGGTGGTTAAGGATGAAGAAATAGGAAATCTGAGGGACGAGATCAGCATCATGTCCGCTCATTGGGAGCTCAAGGCGAAGGAGTTGGAATCACAG ATGGGAGGCCGAAGAGACAAAGCTATCAAAGAACTCAAGGAGCAATTAATGGCGAAGCTGCACCAAAAGAGCGGTCCGAGCGGTAACCGCAAACAGAACTTCTGGGAGTCCCCTAGCTTCAAGATAGTGGTTTCCATGTCCATGTTGATTCTGGTAGTTTTCTCAAAGCGGTAG
- the LOC115756162 gene encoding serine/threonine-protein kinase haspin homolog isoform X1, translating into MSSGAAGRISADLWSEIAAVDEEQERLQQHQRPRQQQAIYQRRKQEKVSKQNAAAGSGKNVVNVARVSLAANGKRVSWNRALSTRGRTSIAVTACVDHCPGRKHARRKAKPPLPNAKVVHSFDKERSYFQEVDAFELLEESPSPKKSGTWVVGNQTDTVIPHLSSRLEKWLISKKLNHSFGPSSTLSKILETSAMPSGAKLETPSQSLPRINSTMCPSLVCKNDLKRHGHSQLSKLELKDVADESCKDLETAVRKLSLASTCDTSDGDQWNPFAALLAVCGQTAPSTLVDVFSKFCAPDNVIKIGEGTFGEAFKAGNYVCKVVPIDGDLRVNGEVQKRSEELLEEAVLSQTLNRLRECKDDAYNACTTFIQTIDLRVCRGTYDVELIRAWEDWDENNGSENDHPKGFPEKQCYMVFVLEHGGKDLESFVLLNFDEARSLLVQVTAALAVAEAAYEFEHRDLHWGNILLNRNDSRMLKFMLEGKHINVKTFGLCISIIDFTLSRINTGQDILFLDLSSDPYLFKGPKGDKQSETYRKMKEVTEDYWEGSFPKTNVLWLVYLVDILLLKKSYERSSKDERELRSLKKRLDKYDSAKEAISDPFFADLYVDSAV; encoded by the exons ATGAGTTCCGGAGCGGCAG GTCGAATCAGCGCCGATCTCTGGTCAGAGATCGCCGCCGTCGATGAAGAGCAAGAGCGGTTGCAACAGCATCAGCGACCCAGGCAACAACAAGCGATTTACCAGAGGAGGAAGCAGGAGAAAGTCAGTAAGCAGAATGCAGCGGCTGG TAGCGGCAAGAACGTCGTTAATGTGGCTCGGGTGAGTTTGGCGGCTAATGGCAAGCGGGTCAGCTGGAACCGTGCCCTTTCCACCAG AGGGAGAACAAGTATAGCTGTCACTGCTTGTGTAGATCATTGTCCTGGACGGAAGCATGCCAGAAGGAAAGCAAAACCTCCTCTCCCAAAT GCAAAGGTTGTGCATAGCTTCGATAAGGAAAGGTCATACTTTCAAGAGGTTGATGCATTCGAGTTGTTAGAGGAGAGTCCCTCTCCCAAGAAGTCTGGTACCTGGGTTGTTGGCAATCAAACTGACACTGTCATACCTCACTTGTCATCTAGGCTAGAGAAATGGTTGATATCAAAGAAATTGAATCATAGTTTCGGACCTTCAAGCACACTCTCAAAGATATTAGAAACCTCAGCCATGCCCTCGGGTGCGAAGTTGGAGACGCCTAGTCAATCTTTACCGCGGATCAATTCAACTATGTGCCCAAGTTTGGTTTGTAAGAATGATCTCAAAAGGCATGGTCATTCTCAGCTTAGCAAACTGGAATTGAAGGATGTCGCTGATGAGAGTTGTAAAGATCTAGAAACTGCTGTTAGGAAGCTGTCTCTGGCTTCAACTTGTGATACATCCGATGGGGATCAGTGGAACCCATTTGCTGCACTACTTGCAGTTTGTGGGCAGACAGCTCCTTCTACTCTTGTGGACGTGTTCTCTAAATTTTG TGCCCCTGATAATGTTATCAAAATTGGTGAGGGTACATTTGGGGAAGCCTTCAAGGCTGGTAACTATGTATGCAAGGTGGTTCCCATAGATGGCGACTTGCGAGTTAATGGTGAAGTCCAGAAG AGATCGGAAGAACTGCTTGAGGAGGCTGTACTTTCTCAAACTCTCAACAGATTAAGAGAGTGCAAGGACGATGCTTATAATGCATGCACGACATTCATACAAACGATAGA TCTGAGGGTCTGCCGAGGTACGTATGATGTGGAATTAATCAGAGCATGGGAAGATTGGGATGAAAATAATGGTTCAGAAAATGATCATCCCAAGGGATTTCCAGAGAAACAG TGCTATATGGTGTTTGTCCTGGAACATGGGGGCAAGGATCTTGAGAGTTTTGTGCTTTTGAACTTCGATGAAGCACGAAGTCTACTTGTTCAG GTTACTGCTGCCCTGGCTGTGGCTGAAGCTGCATACGAATTTGAGCACCGTGATTTACACTG GGGGAATATCCTATTAAACCGGAATGATTCTAGGATGCTGAAGTTCATGCTTGAAGGAAAGCATATCAATGTCAAGACTTTTGGATTGTGCATATCCATAATTGACTTCACCCTTTCTAGAATTAATACCG GCCAAGATATACTCTTTCTGGATCTATCCTCGGACCCTTATCTCTTTAAAGGTCCAAAAGGAGATAAACAA TCTGAAACGTATCGAAAGATGAAAGAAGTGACAGAAGATTACTGGGAAGGAAG CTTCCCAAAAACGAACGTGCTATGGTTGGTGTACTTGGTCGATATATTACTACTGAAGAAATCATAT GAACGTTCGTCAAAGGATGAAAGGGAATTGCGATCTTTGAAGAAACGCTTAGACAAGTATGATTCAGCCAAAGAAGCAATTTCTGATCCATTTTTTGCTGATCTATATGTTGACAGTGCAGTGTGA
- the LOC115756162 gene encoding serine/threonine-protein kinase haspin homolog isoform X2, producing MSSGAAGRISADLWSEIAAVDEEQERLQQHQRPRQQQAIYQRRKQEKVSKQNAAAGGKNVVNVARVSLAANGKRVSWNRALSTRGRTSIAVTACVDHCPGRKHARRKAKPPLPNAKVVHSFDKERSYFQEVDAFELLEESPSPKKSGTWVVGNQTDTVIPHLSSRLEKWLISKKLNHSFGPSSTLSKILETSAMPSGAKLETPSQSLPRINSTMCPSLVCKNDLKRHGHSQLSKLELKDVADESCKDLETAVRKLSLASTCDTSDGDQWNPFAALLAVCGQTAPSTLVDVFSKFCAPDNVIKIGEGTFGEAFKAGNYVCKVVPIDGDLRVNGEVQKRSEELLEEAVLSQTLNRLRECKDDAYNACTTFIQTIDLRVCRGTYDVELIRAWEDWDENNGSENDHPKGFPEKQCYMVFVLEHGGKDLESFVLLNFDEARSLLVQVTAALAVAEAAYEFEHRDLHWGNILLNRNDSRMLKFMLEGKHINVKTFGLCISIIDFTLSRINTGQDILFLDLSSDPYLFKGPKGDKQSETYRKMKEVTEDYWEGSFPKTNVLWLVYLVDILLLKKSYERSSKDERELRSLKKRLDKYDSAKEAISDPFFADLYVDSAV from the exons ATGAGTTCCGGAGCGGCAG GTCGAATCAGCGCCGATCTCTGGTCAGAGATCGCCGCCGTCGATGAAGAGCAAGAGCGGTTGCAACAGCATCAGCGACCCAGGCAACAACAAGCGATTTACCAGAGGAGGAAGCAGGAGAAAGTCAGTAAGCAGAATGCAGCGGCTGG CGGCAAGAACGTCGTTAATGTGGCTCGGGTGAGTTTGGCGGCTAATGGCAAGCGGGTCAGCTGGAACCGTGCCCTTTCCACCAG AGGGAGAACAAGTATAGCTGTCACTGCTTGTGTAGATCATTGTCCTGGACGGAAGCATGCCAGAAGGAAAGCAAAACCTCCTCTCCCAAAT GCAAAGGTTGTGCATAGCTTCGATAAGGAAAGGTCATACTTTCAAGAGGTTGATGCATTCGAGTTGTTAGAGGAGAGTCCCTCTCCCAAGAAGTCTGGTACCTGGGTTGTTGGCAATCAAACTGACACTGTCATACCTCACTTGTCATCTAGGCTAGAGAAATGGTTGATATCAAAGAAATTGAATCATAGTTTCGGACCTTCAAGCACACTCTCAAAGATATTAGAAACCTCAGCCATGCCCTCGGGTGCGAAGTTGGAGACGCCTAGTCAATCTTTACCGCGGATCAATTCAACTATGTGCCCAAGTTTGGTTTGTAAGAATGATCTCAAAAGGCATGGTCATTCTCAGCTTAGCAAACTGGAATTGAAGGATGTCGCTGATGAGAGTTGTAAAGATCTAGAAACTGCTGTTAGGAAGCTGTCTCTGGCTTCAACTTGTGATACATCCGATGGGGATCAGTGGAACCCATTTGCTGCACTACTTGCAGTTTGTGGGCAGACAGCTCCTTCTACTCTTGTGGACGTGTTCTCTAAATTTTG TGCCCCTGATAATGTTATCAAAATTGGTGAGGGTACATTTGGGGAAGCCTTCAAGGCTGGTAACTATGTATGCAAGGTGGTTCCCATAGATGGCGACTTGCGAGTTAATGGTGAAGTCCAGAAG AGATCGGAAGAACTGCTTGAGGAGGCTGTACTTTCTCAAACTCTCAACAGATTAAGAGAGTGCAAGGACGATGCTTATAATGCATGCACGACATTCATACAAACGATAGA TCTGAGGGTCTGCCGAGGTACGTATGATGTGGAATTAATCAGAGCATGGGAAGATTGGGATGAAAATAATGGTTCAGAAAATGATCATCCCAAGGGATTTCCAGAGAAACAG TGCTATATGGTGTTTGTCCTGGAACATGGGGGCAAGGATCTTGAGAGTTTTGTGCTTTTGAACTTCGATGAAGCACGAAGTCTACTTGTTCAG GTTACTGCTGCCCTGGCTGTGGCTGAAGCTGCATACGAATTTGAGCACCGTGATTTACACTG GGGGAATATCCTATTAAACCGGAATGATTCTAGGATGCTGAAGTTCATGCTTGAAGGAAAGCATATCAATGTCAAGACTTTTGGATTGTGCATATCCATAATTGACTTCACCCTTTCTAGAATTAATACCG GCCAAGATATACTCTTTCTGGATCTATCCTCGGACCCTTATCTCTTTAAAGGTCCAAAAGGAGATAAACAA TCTGAAACGTATCGAAAGATGAAAGAAGTGACAGAAGATTACTGGGAAGGAAG CTTCCCAAAAACGAACGTGCTATGGTTGGTGTACTTGGTCGATATATTACTACTGAAGAAATCATAT GAACGTTCGTCAAAGGATGAAAGGGAATTGCGATCTTTGAAGAAACGCTTAGACAAGTATGATTCAGCCAAAGAAGCAATTTCTGATCCATTTTTTGCTGATCTATATGTTGACAGTGCAGTGTGA